One segment of Hippopotamus amphibius kiboko isolate mHipAmp2 chromosome 4, mHipAmp2.hap2, whole genome shotgun sequence DNA contains the following:
- the ARL5B gene encoding ADP-ribosylation factor-like protein 5B isoform X1 — protein MMGLIFAKLWSLFCNQEHKVIIVGLDNAGKTTILYQFLMNEVVHTSPTIGSNVEEIVVKNTHFLMWDIGGQESLRSSWNTYYSNTEFIILVVDSIDRERLAITKEELYRMLAHEDLRKAAVLIFANKQDMKGCMTAAEISKYLTLSSIKDHPWHIQSCCALTGEGLCQGLEWMTSRIGVR, from the exons ATGATGGGGCTGATCTTCGCTAAACTGTGGAGCCTCTTCTGTAACCAAG AACACAAAGTAATTATAGTGGGACTGGATAACGCAGGGAAAACCACCATTCTTTATCAATT CTTAATGAATGAAGTGGTTCATACATCTCCAACCATAGGAAGCAATGTGGAAGAGATAGTTGTGAAGAACACGCATTTTCTCATGTGGGATATCGGTGGTCAAGAGTCACTGCGATCATCCTGGAACACATATTACTCAAACACGGAG TTCATCATTCTTGTGGTTGATAGCATTGACAGGGAACGACTAGCTATTACGAAAGAAGAATTATACAGAATGTTGGCTCACGAG GATTTACGGAAGGCTGCAGTCCTTATCTTTGCCAATAAACAGGATATGAAAGGGTGTATGACAGCAGCTGAAATCTCTAAGTACCTCACTCTCAGTTCAATTAAGGACCACCCATGGCACATTCAGTCCTGCTGCGCTTTAACTGGAGAAGG gtTATGCCAAGGTCTAGAGTGGATGACCTCCCGGATTGGTGTGAGATAA
- the ARL5B gene encoding ADP-ribosylation factor-like protein 5B isoform X2 produces MNEVVHTSPTIGSNVEEIVVKNTHFLMWDIGGQESLRSSWNTYYSNTEFIILVVDSIDRERLAITKEELYRMLAHEDLRKAAVLIFANKQDMKGCMTAAEISKYLTLSSIKDHPWHIQSCCALTGEGLCQGLEWMTSRIGVR; encoded by the exons ATGAATGAAGTGGTTCATACATCTCCAACCATAGGAAGCAATGTGGAAGAGATAGTTGTGAAGAACACGCATTTTCTCATGTGGGATATCGGTGGTCAAGAGTCACTGCGATCATCCTGGAACACATATTACTCAAACACGGAG TTCATCATTCTTGTGGTTGATAGCATTGACAGGGAACGACTAGCTATTACGAAAGAAGAATTATACAGAATGTTGGCTCACGAG GATTTACGGAAGGCTGCAGTCCTTATCTTTGCCAATAAACAGGATATGAAAGGGTGTATGACAGCAGCTGAAATCTCTAAGTACCTCACTCTCAGTTCAATTAAGGACCACCCATGGCACATTCAGTCCTGCTGCGCTTTAACTGGAGAAGG gtTATGCCAAGGTCTAGAGTGGATGACCTCCCGGATTGGTGTGAGATAA